CTGCCGCTGTGACGGCTTCCGTCGTGACAGCAGGGTGAGGTTTCAGCTCGCCGTTGCGTTCGATACTGGCTTTCGACACGGCGCGGTCCGCAACCGCGAGGCATCCCTGCACCGATCCCTCCCCGAGCCGGTACGCCTCCGCATGCCCGTGCCCATCATGGTCGCCAGCACTGACAAACGACCCCGTCCCCGCCACCGGGCGGAAGCCGGGAACCGGTGGCGCCGCTTCCGGAATGTCCTAAGCGGGCAGTTGACGTGGAGGCGAGCCGCGACGCGCGGAATTCCGACCCATCGCCGACCCACGACCCCCGGCATTCCCAATAGCTCCGCCACGCGCCGGGTACTGCGCTGGTGCTGCCGGACCAGGTAACGCATCTGCGCCCCCGCGGACTTGGGAACGGGGCGCGTGAACGCCCCCTGCACCGCCTTGTCGAGCTCTTCCTCGACCGTGACCATCGTCTCGACCCCTCCTGCTCTCCGGTGTCCTTGGCGGTGACCTCACCGGTCTTGATGTAGCGGGCGAGGTTGGCGGTCTTGCCGTCGGCGGTGAGCTGCTCGAGGACGTCCGCCCCCCACAGCACGCTCTGGGTGCCCTCGTGCTTGACCATCCCGGGCGACACTCCCAGCCGGAAGCTGCCCGGCACGGTCTTGCCGTCGGCGCCGTAGGGAAGGACGTCCAGGGGGCTGGGGCCGTCTGCGGCGTACACGGCGCAGTCGGAGAGGACCGCGACCGGATACTGTCCGGTGGCCGCTGCCAGGTGGAGCGTCTTGCGGTGCATGTTGATGCGGGCCCGGGAGATGACGGTGGCGCGGATGTCCGGGCGCCAGGTCGGGCGGGCGAGAGCGGGCCGGACCTGTCCCGGCTTCCAGCCGCCGCCGCGGGCCTTCCCCTGCCGATGCCGCCCTTCACGGTCATCTTGACCGCGTCCACGACGATTCCCAGCTCCGGATCACGGCTCTTGTATCCGTCCATCGCCTCCAGGAACTGGTGGGGGGACAGCTTCTCCGCGACGCCGAGGTCCGCCATGGTGGCGACGTAGGCATCGCGCAGCCGCTTGTACCAGCCGTCCAGGAACCGGCCGCTCTCACGGCGTACCCAGGCCTCCACGGGCGCGACGTCGTAGCCGAGCTCGACGGCGTACGCCACGGTGGGCGTGGCGTACCAGGCCGGACCGGTCGGGCGTTCGCCGGTCGGCGTGAACGGGCTGGGCATCAGCGCGGCGTCGAGGTCGCGCCACTGCTTGCCGACCTTCACCCGGGACAGGTCGACGTGGGAGAGGTCGACCAGCCAGGAGCCGGGCACCGCTGCGTCGAAGACCGGACCGGTGACGTGCACGGGCCGTGTGGCCAGGCCGACGACGGCGCCGTTGGCAGCCGCACCGAAGGCAAGGTTCACATCCAGGCCGACCAGGTGCCGCTGCATGCACTCGGCATCGGTCAGATCCCGCGCCCAGTCGTAGGCCTCCTCGAACAGCCTCTCGCCGGGCCCGCGCACGTGGAAGCGGGGCAGGTGCGCCAGGACGGGGTGCCCATCGGTCGCCTCGCACGGCGCGGGGTCCATCGGCTCCGTTCCCAGCGAGCCGGGCCGGTGCTCGCGGTGCCGTCTGCCGTTCTCGTCCGGCTCGCTCGCGCGGGTCGGCGGATTGAGGGTGGTCATCAGCTGCAGTCCCGTCACCGCGGTGGAGCCGACCGGCGTCATCACCCGGGCCGCGTACACCCCAGTACCCGGGCGAGTTCTGCGGGCTCCAGCTGGGCGGCGTGTCCCCAGGCGCGGCCGTCGAGGGCACGCCAGGAGGGGATGCACAGCTGCACGCACTGCCGGCGGCCGCCCTGGGCGGGTCGGTAGATCCGCGCCCATGGCCCCAGCCCCCGCTTGGTCAGCTGCCAGTCCGCGCGCTCAAGCTGCCTGATGGCCTTGTGTCCCTCCGGCAGCCGCCCGGCGAGGCGCTCGGCCTCCGACAGGACGGCGGGCAGGCCGTAGCGCTCGCACGCGGCTTCGGTGAGGACCAGCAGCGGGTCGGCGTCCTTGCCCGAGCCGTGCAGCTTCTCCGTCCCCAGCTGTGCTTCGGTCAGCGTCCACTCCACCAGCGCGGGCAGTGACTTGGCGGGCACGTCCAGGATCAGGCCGCCGACGCCGTACCCGGTCACCTGCCGCTCGGCGTCCGCGTCGAGGACGAGCAGCGGACCGTGCGCGTACGTACTGCCGGGGGCGGGAGGGGCGGCCGGGGCGGCCTTCTGCGCGCCCGGGCGGCGCGAGGCCGGTGAGGGCCGGGCGGCACGGGCCGCACGCGGCGCGGTGGCCGCAGCACCCGCCGCGGCGGGGGACGCAGACGGGGGCGGGGTCGTCTCGGGCGTGTCCCTGGCCGCAGCCTCGGGCACCCCGCCCGCGGGCGCATCCACTGTGGGCGCCGGTCCGCTGAACGTCTCCGCCACCGGGGCGTCGTCCGGCGGTGCGCCGGTGGGTTCGGGGGCGGGATAGAGCTGCGCGAGCTGCTTGAGCAGGCGTGCGTAGGCCTCCCGCTCCGGCGGCCGCGGCTCGGCCTTGCCCGACTCCCAGCCGCTGACGGTGGCCCGCCGTACGTCGAGGGCGGCGGCCACCTCGTCCAGGGTCAGGGCATGGGCCTGGCGCAGCCGCTTGCGCTCCGCCGGTGGCGGCAGCGGGGAGCGGGACGCGACCAGCGCGTCGACCGCGTCGAACAGCTCGGACATGGGACACCTCCGCTCTCACTCTACCCCATGAAACGTACGTATCGCGTACGGAGAGCGTGCTTTTCACGTACATCTTGCGTACGCGGGTGGTAGGGTGCTCGATCGGAGGTGCCCTGACCGTGTGCCTGCGAACCTTGGGCGCGGCGTTCGCGTCATCGACGCTGATCGCGCTGGTCGGTCCGATGTCGGACCCGGGTGCGCGTGTGGGTGCGAGAGCCTGCGACATGGTGGAGGGGGATCGATGACAGTGCAGAGCGACGGCTGGGCCGGCATGGGCTGGGACTGGACGGATGTCGGCGACATTCGCCGGCGTCTCGACGAAGGCGCTGATCCGGAGAGATGGAGCGGGGGCCGACCGTTGCATCGCGCAGCGGTGTTCGGGTCCCGGGAGGTCGTCGCGGAGCTGGCCGGCAGGGTCGCTGATGTGGACGCCCTGGAGGACGGTGTGACGGCGCTGTGGGAGGCCGTCGTTTCCAGGAAGCCGGACAACGCACGAGCCCTCGCCGCTGCCGGGGCCGATCCCTGGCGGCTGTCGCTCGGCGGCTGGTCACCGGGGCGGCTGAGCCTCGCCGGACCGACGCCGGGCCTGTTCCCAATGCCGGACGGGGTAGCCCTGACCGACACCGAGCGTGCGGCAGCGCAGGAGGCCGACCGGCTCACCACGGCACTGGGCGCATTCGACTACGACGGCACTGGCCTGGCCTGCGTGGCCGGCATTGACGCGGCCGAGGCGGTGCGCCGTCTTCAGGCGACACCGGTGGACGGCGAAGTCATCGATGAACTGCTGGAAGATCCCTACGCGTACGACATGGACGAGAGCCTGCAGATTATCGGCGTGACGTCGGTGCCGGGCGGCTGCGTCGTCACCCAGCCCTGGGGATACGCGCCGAGCATGCCGGGCGTGCTGGCCCGGTTGTCCGCCGGCGCGGTCTGCTACGGCCTGTACGCCAATCCCAAGAGCGGCAACCAGGGCAGCATCGCCCGTCATGGAACCATCGAGGGCTCAGACCTGCACCCCGGCGGAGGACCGCACGAGAACGACAGCCCCGGGGAGGTGCTGGCCTCGTACCTCTACCAGCACAGCGCCGTCGCCTACGCCTGCGCCTTCGCAGAACTGCGCCTGAACGACAGGCGCGCCGTGGCCGGACCTCCCGACATGTGGGTCGAACTGCCCCGACGCGACTACTGGAGTCACTGACTCACCCAGGCCATCGTCGCCGTGCTGCCACACGCTCGGACAAGCGCGCGACAGGCCGCACCGTCTTTCCGGCTCCGGGCCGCCGCCCGGAGGCCGTCCTTTCGGGATCGAGAAAGAGCTGTCATGACTGTGGTGGAACTGCCGCGCCCCGGCCACCCCGAGCGCGCGCGGCTTTTTCCCGACCAGACCGAGGCCGTCCAGCGGCTGGCCCGGCATCTGCGGCGCCTCGGAACGCGGGGCCTGTTCGTGTCGGCGACGGGCACCGGCAAGACGCTGGTGTCCATCCGGACGGCGGACGAACTCGACGCCCGGCTGCTGCTGTTCGTGGTGCCTACCCTGGACCTGGCGGTCCAGACGGCGCTGGCCTGGCGCCGCGACGGCCACAGCGAGCACATGGTGATCGTCTCCTCCCTCGACGCGAGCGGACACGACGGCCTCGTCGCCGCCCGTGTCATGTCGACCACCGACCCGCACGCACTGGGCGGCCTGATGTCGGTGGTGGGGGAGGGCGACGACCAGATCCCCGCGTTGACGGTGATCTGCACCTACGACTCCCTGAACAAGATCGAGGAAACCCAGAACACCGGGTACGCGGTACCGCCGTTCGACCTGGCGATCATGGACGAGGCACACCGGATCGCCGGCCGCACCGACAAGAAGTGGGCCGCCGTCAACGACGCCACGCGCATCCACGCGGAACGCCGCCTCTACATGACCGCCACCCCCCCCCGCATCTTCGCCGCGCCGGAACTGGCCGAGTCCGCCGACACCACCCGCCCCCGCCGCACCCGCCCCGCCGCCCCCGCCACGGACGCGGAGGCGTTCGCCAACTCCATGGACAACGAGGCCGTCTACGCCAAGAAGGTCTTTGAGTACCCGCTGGCCCAGGCTGTCGAGGACGGCCGGGCGGCGGACTACCGCATCGTGGTACCAACCCTCACCGACACCGACCTGCGCCACCGCCTCAACCTGCCCGCCTCCGGCACCACTCCTGGCGACAGCGGTGAGGCGGACGGCGCGCTGCGCACCACCGCCCTGCACCTCGCGGTCCTGCGCGCCATGACCGAACACGGGCTGAAGAAGGTCCTCGTCTACTTCAACCTCGTCTCCGACGCCCGCCTCTTCGCCCGCGAACTCCCCCACACCCTGCGCCTGCTGACCATCTTCAGCCTCGCCCGGGAGATCCGCCGCGGTTTCCCGACTTGAGCTCACCGTCCCGGACCGGCTGCCCAGCGCCTGACCTGACCCCGCGACGCGTCAACCGGCGGATTACCGAGCAGGCGCGCCGGCTGCGCCATCGGGTGCTGCCGCAGGTGTCCCGCCGCAAGGACCAGGACGGCTTCGCCGTCCTGGCGAAGCGATGGCGTGTCGAGCGGGCGATCTCGTGGATCATGAGAGCCAGGAGAAACGTGCGGGACTACCAGCGGCTCATCTCCCACAGCGAGGCCCACATCACCTGGACCTCCATTACCCTGATGGTCCGCCGGCTTACCCGACCTCCCCGGCCACCGCGCCACACCCCGTCGAACCGGCGAAAAACAGCCGCCAAGCCCAAGCCCATACGCATCCGGATGCAGCAGCCACAGGCGATCCGACTGGCCCCCACCGTCTTGCGCTTATCTCGGGCAGCCCACCATTTGGCCGGCCGTGAACCAAGTGCTGGCCGACCCCTCCGATCCGTCTCACGCGAACCAGGCGTTCGGATCATCCGGGACCCGGCGGCCTCTGCCCGGAGCGGCAGCCATGATCGTCTCTAGATAACCAGGCAGGGCGGATGCGGGAGTGATGTCATGCACGTCGACGATGCCGTCCATGAGCACGACCGCAGGCCCGACCTCGTCGAGGTTGGCGCGTGGGTACCGTGTGACCAGACTCCACCAGCCGCCATGGACTCGGACCACCCGCCGCGGCTGCTGTGGTGCCCAGGACTCGTACACCGCCACCGCGTTCACAGCAGATGGATCTCCCGCAGCGTATTCAGTGGCGTACTCGCCGAGCTCCTACAGCAGTCCAGCCACGGACGGATGCTGCAAGGCAGTGGGCACAGCGATGTCGACCAGGCGCAACTCGCACGGGTCAGGAGCCGTGATGCCGTCGTTGTACTCGCCCCACAAATACCGTTCGCGGTAAGCCTCCCAGGTACACCAATCCGCAAGCTCCCGGATGAGCCGACTGGCCAGCTCATCCCGGACTGCCAGGGCTTTGTCCCGTGGCGCCGCCGCGGCAACGGATGGTGGGGTTCCCGAGCCCTTCTCCGTCGGGAACGGCGGGTGCCTACGACGTTTACCCATGCCGCTCACTCTGGCACCGCCGCGCCTTCAGCGGGAGGGCGCATTGGGGTGCGAGCCCAGACGTATCCCACTGCCCAACACAGAACGTCACAGATCACCGGATGTGAAACAGCTTCCGAGGGGGCGTTTACATCACTTTTAGTGCGTTCTTAACTGGTATGTGGTCTGGCTGTGATGAGGCCAGTGATCCTGGAGGTGCTGGCGGGTCCTGAGGGGTGATGACCCCGTGGTCTCGCCCGCACTCCTCCTGTTTCATCCCGGGATGCGCCGTCGTACACCGTTCGCCTCGCGCGCCTGGTGCGCGTTCCTGGGCCAGGCCGGCAGCTGGCCGGTACTCCAGAATCATGGCTGAGCGTCGTCGCTATCCGAGTGATCTGTCCGATGCCCGCTGGGAGTTGGTCGAGCCAGTCCTGACCGCATGGCGGGCCGAACGCCGCGGCCGCGGGCTGGACATCGGCCGACCGCCCAACCATGACCTGCGCAGTCTCCTGGACGCAGTCCTCTACGTGAACCGCACCGGGATCCCCTGGCGCTACCTCCCGCACGACTACCCGCACTGGAACACCGTCTACGCCTACTTCGCCCGATGGCAGGAGGAAGGCGTATTCGACCAGCTCAACAGCCTGCTGAGGCGTCAAGTGCGCCGGAAGGAAGGCCGGGAGGAGGAACCGAGTGCGTGCGTCATTGACTCCCAGAGCATCAAGACCTCTACCAACGTCCCCGCGGCCGGCCAGGGCATCGACGCCGGCAAGAAGATCGTGGGCCGCGAGTGGAGCATCGTGATCGACACGGTCGGCCTGCTCCTCGAGGTTCTGGTCACCGCGGCCGGCGTGCAGGACTCGATCGCCGGCCAGGCCCTTATCGACAAGGTCGCCGCCAAGCGCCCCGCCGTCCGCAAGACCTGGGTCGACGGCGGCTACCGCCAGCACCTCGTTGAGCACGCCGCAACCCTCGGCATCGACATGCACTTCGTCCGACGCGCCCCCGCCACCAGGGGATTTGCCGTCCTGCCTCGCCGTCGGACCGTCGAGCGCACGCTCGGTTGGCTGATGAATCACCGCCGTCTCGCCCGCGACTACGAAGCCAAACCCCACCGCTCCGAAGCCATGATCTACGTCGCGATGATCAACCTCATGACTCGTCGCCTCACTCACGAATCCACCCCTACATGGCGCGGCACCTAGAACCCGCCGAATCGGGACATCAAGAGGCTAAACATTAGGAGGAAACACCCTCTGAGCTTGAGCTTTAACTTCGCTGGTAGGGGCGCTTCCGCTGCGGCGCAGTTCAGCGCCTTGACGGGCGGGCGAGGGCCCAGGGCGGGAGGGGTTTCGGAACTCCACCCCGGCGCGGTGCCGTTGCGCAGGTGTTCCGTAACCTCTGCGAGCCGGGCAAGCGATGCTGGGCACGGCCTTGTGCGAGGGTCGTAGGAACCGCCCCATGGAGCCAGGATGACGGATCGGCACGACGAGTGGCGACTCCTGAGCGGCAGCACTCTCGTT
The sequence above is a segment of the Streptomyces asoensis genome. Coding sequences within it:
- a CDS encoding ankyrin repeat domain-containing protein produces the protein MTVQSDGWAGMGWDWTDVGDIRRRLDEGADPERWSGGRPLHRAAVFGSREVVAELAGRVADVDALEDGVTALWEAVVSRKPDNARALAAAGADPWRLSLGGWSPGRLSLAGPTPGLFPMPDGVALTDTERAAAQEADRLTTALGAFDYDGTGLACVAGIDAAEAVRRLQATPVDGEVIDELLEDPYAYDMDESLQIIGVTSVPGGCVVTQPWGYAPSMPGVLARLSAGAVCYGLYANPKSGNQGSIARHGTIEGSDLHPGGGPHENDSPGEVLASYLYQHSAVAYACAFAELRLNDRRAVAGPPDMWVELPRRDYWSH
- a CDS encoding DEAD/DEAH box helicase family protein, translated to MTVVELPRPGHPERARLFPDQTEAVQRLARHLRRLGTRGLFVSATGTGKTLVSIRTADELDARLLLFVVPTLDLAVQTALAWRRDGHSEHMVIVSSLDASGHDGLVAARVMSTTDPHALGGLMSVVGEGDDQIPALTVICTYDSLNKIEETQNTGYAVPPFDLAIMDEAHRIAGRTDKKWAAVNDATRIHAERRLYMTATPPRIFAAPELAESADTTRPRRTRPAAPATDAEAFANSMDNEAVYAKKVFEYPLAQAVEDGRAADYRIVVPTLTDTDLRHRLNLPASGTTPGDSGEADGALRTTALHLAVLRAMTEHGLKKVLVYFNLVSDARLFARELPHTLRLLTIFSLAREIRRGFPT
- a CDS encoding IS5 family transposase encodes the protein MAERRRYPSDLSDARWELVEPVLTAWRAERRGRGLDIGRPPNHDLRSLLDAVLYVNRTGIPWRYLPHDYPHWNTVYAYFARWQEEGVFDQLNSLLRRQVRRKEGREEEPSACVIDSQSIKTSTNVPAAGQGIDAGKKIVGREWSIVIDTVGLLLEVLVTAAGVQDSIAGQALIDKVAAKRPAVRKTWVDGGYRQHLVEHAATLGIDMHFVRRAPATRGFAVLPRRRTVERTLGWLMNHRRLARDYEAKPHRSEAMIYVAMINLMTRRLTHESTPTWRGT